A region from the Neomonachus schauinslandi chromosome 2, ASM220157v2, whole genome shotgun sequence genome encodes:
- the NDUFC1 gene encoding NADH dehydrogenase [ubiquinone] 1 subunit C1, mitochondrial, translating to MALPALFRLFSKLLAPARLPSGSSARSKFYIREPPHDRPDWLKVGLTLGTSAFLWIYLIKQHNEDVLEYKRRNGLE from the exons ATGGCGCTGCCCGCGTTGTTCCGCCTGTTCTCCAAGCTGTTGGCTCCTGCCAGGCTCCCAAGCGGCT CTTCAGCGCGATCAAAGTTCTACATTCGGGAGCCGCCACATGACAGACCTGACTGGCTGAAAGTTGGACTGACCTTGGGCACCTCCGCCTTCTTGTGGATCTAT CTCATCAAACAACATAATGAAGATGTTTTAgagtataaaagaagaaatgggttGGAATAA